The Echinicola rosea genome has a segment encoding these proteins:
- the ade gene encoding adenine deaminase: MSTFSIKGQLVNIMEQSISPSEITIKDGKISSITPIDSAPEHYLMPGFIDAHVHVESSMLIPSEFARLAVVHGTVATVSDPHEIANVCGKEGVDYMIENGKKVNFNFYFGAPSCVPATPFETAGGEITADDIDELLSRKEVAYLAEMMNWPGVINKDPAVLEKIAVAAKHQKPVDGHAPGLKGDAAKKYIAAGISTDHECFTEEEALSKLQHGMKIIIREGSAAKNFDALIDLMDKNADNVMFCSDDKHPDNLAIGHINQLVARAVSKGKNMFNVLKAACLNPIAHYRMDVGQLKLGDPADFICCKNLTDFEVAATYIKGQKVAENGKSLISSVTTSPINNFDTSLKKPEDFRLKASSSLARIIEAKDGQLITNELVAAILVKDGFAEANVAEDILKFTVVNRYQDAAPAMAFIKNFGIKEGAIASSVGHDSHNILAVGTDDGAIAKAVNMVIREKGGIAAVSAAESLILPLPIAGIMSADDGYEVAKAYTEIDRLAKKMGATLDSPFMTLSFMALLVIPALKLSDKGLFDGSNFQFTTVFHPKN, from the coding sequence ATGAGCACTTTTTCCATTAAAGGTCAGCTAGTTAATATCATGGAGCAAAGCATTTCTCCTTCTGAAATAACCATCAAAGACGGAAAGATCTCTTCCATCACACCTATCGACAGTGCCCCTGAACACTACCTGATGCCTGGATTCATAGATGCTCATGTCCATGTAGAATCTTCCATGCTGATTCCTTCTGAATTTGCCCGGCTGGCCGTTGTCCATGGCACGGTCGCCACGGTATCGGATCCTCATGAAATCGCAAATGTCTGTGGCAAAGAAGGCGTGGATTACATGATAGAAAATGGCAAAAAAGTAAATTTCAACTTCTATTTTGGCGCGCCCTCTTGTGTCCCTGCCACGCCTTTTGAAACCGCCGGTGGAGAAATCACAGCCGATGACATCGATGAGCTCCTCAGCCGAAAAGAAGTCGCTTATTTGGCAGAAATGATGAATTGGCCGGGAGTGATCAACAAAGATCCGGCAGTGCTGGAAAAAATAGCTGTTGCAGCCAAACACCAGAAACCCGTCGATGGTCACGCACCAGGCCTGAAAGGAGACGCTGCAAAAAAATACATCGCAGCCGGAATCTCCACGGACCATGAATGCTTCACCGAGGAGGAAGCACTATCCAAGCTACAGCATGGCATGAAAATCATCATTCGCGAGGGAAGTGCCGCCAAAAACTTCGACGCGCTGATTGACCTTATGGATAAAAACGCTGATAACGTGATGTTCTGCTCCGATGACAAACATCCTGACAACCTTGCCATCGGACACATCAACCAACTGGTGGCCAGGGCGGTGAGCAAAGGAAAAAACATGTTCAACGTACTAAAAGCTGCCTGTCTCAACCCCATCGCACACTATCGTATGGATGTAGGCCAATTAAAGCTTGGCGATCCTGCTGACTTTATATGCTGCAAAAACTTGACTGACTTCGAAGTAGCAGCCACCTATATCAAAGGCCAAAAGGTAGCTGAAAATGGAAAATCCCTCATCTCTTCGGTCACCACTTCTCCGATTAATAATTTTGATACTTCCCTAAAAAAGCCGGAAGATTTTAGACTAAAAGCTTCTTCTTCCCTTGCCAGGATCATTGAAGCGAAGGACGGCCAATTAATCACCAATGAGCTCGTTGCTGCCATTTTGGTAAAAGACGGCTTTGCTGAGGCCAATGTAGCCGAGGATATTTTAAAATTTACCGTTGTCAACCGGTATCAAGACGCTGCCCCTGCCATGGCTTTTATCAAAAACTTTGGGATTAAGGAAGGGGCAATCGCCTCTTCTGTAGGACATGACTCGCACAATATCCTAGCCGTGGGCACTGATGACGGAGCCATTGCTAAAGCCGTCAACATGGTCATCAGAGAAAAAGGTGGTATTGCGGCCGTTTCTGCTGCCGAAAGCCTTATACTACCACTACCGATCGCCGGCATCATGTCTGCAGATGATGGGTATGAAGTCGCCAAGGCCTATACAGAAATAGACCGTCTGGCAAAAAAAATGGGCGCCACGCTGGACTCCCCGTTCATGACATTGAGTTTTATGGCGCTGCTGGTCATCCCAGCTTTGAAATTAAGTGATAAAGGACTTTTTGACGGCAGTAATTTTCAGTTTACCACTGTATTTCACCCTAAAAATTAA
- the cmk gene encoding (d)CMP kinase, translating to MKKIVIAIDGFSGCGKSSTAKQVAKKLGYTYIDSGAMYRAATLHFINKFTELTNPKDIQRALDSLEIAFHQNEASDHQDTYLNGLNVEKKIRSMEVSEKVSEISKIKEVRQELVAQQQRLGKHKGVVMDGRDIGTVVFPGAELKVFMTADTKIRAERRQKELLERGELVELDKIIHNLQERDRIDSSRSESPLKKADDAVEIDTSLLDFEEQICQITDLAKKKIEEN from the coding sequence ATGAAGAAAATTGTAATTGCCATAGATGGCTTTTCAGGCTGTGGTAAAAGTAGCACGGCCAAACAGGTGGCCAAGAAATTAGGCTACACTTATATTGATTCTGGAGCCATGTATCGGGCAGCTACCTTGCATTTCATCAACAAGTTCACGGAACTGACCAACCCAAAAGACATCCAGCGAGCCTTGGATAGCCTTGAGATCGCTTTTCACCAGAATGAGGCAAGTGATCACCAAGACACCTACCTGAACGGGCTTAATGTGGAGAAGAAAATCCGGAGCATGGAAGTTTCCGAAAAAGTCAGCGAGATAAGTAAGATCAAAGAAGTCCGGCAAGAACTGGTAGCGCAACAACAACGTTTGGGCAAACACAAGGGAGTGGTTATGGACGGCAGGGATATTGGTACGGTGGTATTCCCCGGTGCGGAACTAAAAGTGTTTATGACTGCAGATACCAAGATCCGGGCAGAGCGGAGGCAGAAGGAATTGTTGGAGAGGGGAGAGTTGGTAGAGCTGGATAAAATCATCCACAACCTACAGGAACGTGACAGGATCGATTCCAGTCGCTCAGAAAGTCCCTTAAAAAAAGCTGATGATGCTGTAGAAATCGACACGAGTTTATTGGATTTTGAAGAGCAGATATGCCAGATTACGGATTTGGCCAAAAAGAAAATTGAAGAAAACTAA
- a CDS encoding 4-hydroxy-3-methylbut-2-enyl diphosphate reductase, with translation MQVTIDKNSGYCFGVEFAIKMAEDEMEDGGRLYCLGDIVHNDMEVKRLSDKGLVVIGRDELKELKDCKVLIRAHGEPPETYRLAIENNIELIDASCPVVLKLQHRVKTAFDKIEKKDGQIVIYGKKGHAEVIGLTGQTMEKAIVVMEDKDLEKIDFSKPVTLFSQTTKSTKGFYALKAKIEEKMAAANQTLEEIDFTANDSICRQVSNREPQLTRFANENDVIIFVAGKKSSNGRALYQVCKAQNPRSYFIENEGEIDPDWFGSDDKVGICGATSTPMWLMEQVMAYINSLDQPVTQV, from the coding sequence ATGCAGGTAACGATAGACAAAAACTCAGGCTATTGCTTTGGGGTGGAATTTGCCATCAAGATGGCAGAGGATGAGATGGAGGATGGAGGCCGTCTGTACTGCCTAGGGGATATCGTCCACAACGATATGGAGGTGAAGCGTCTGAGTGATAAGGGGTTGGTCGTGATCGGCCGGGATGAGCTCAAGGAACTGAAAGATTGTAAGGTGCTAATCAGGGCACATGGGGAGCCACCGGAGACGTACAGATTGGCCATTGAAAATAACATAGAGCTGATCGATGCTTCGTGCCCTGTAGTGCTCAAGCTCCAGCACCGTGTAAAGACGGCATTTGATAAAATCGAGAAAAAAGATGGCCAAATCGTCATTTATGGAAAAAAAGGTCATGCCGAGGTCATCGGACTTACCGGGCAGACCATGGAGAAAGCCATTGTGGTGATGGAGGACAAGGACTTGGAGAAGATCGATTTCAGCAAGCCAGTGACCCTCTTTAGCCAGACTACTAAAAGTACAAAGGGATTTTATGCCCTAAAGGCCAAGATCGAAGAAAAGATGGCCGCAGCTAACCAAACCTTGGAGGAGATTGACTTTACGGCGAACGATTCCATTTGCCGCCAAGTGTCCAACAGGGAGCCGCAGTTGACACGATTTGCGAATGAAAATGATGTAATTATTTTTGTGGCAGGCAAAAAAAGTTCTAACGGCAGGGCGCTTTACCAAGTTTGCAAGGCTCAAAATCCGCGGAGTTATTTCATCGAAAATGAAGGAGAAATCGATCCGGATTGGTTTGGCAGTGATGACAAAGTGGGGATTTGTGGTGCTACTTCTACGCCCATGTGGCTAATGGAGCAAGTAATGGCGTATATCAACTCGCTGGACCAGCCCGTAACACAGGTCTAA
- a CDS encoding Na(+)-translocating NADH-quinone reductase subunit A — MSKLVKLKKGFDIKLEGKAEKKTEAFQPAQTFAIKPTDFVGMQRPKVTVKEGDTVKAGTPILFDKKLESVLYAAPVSGEIVEIKRGEKRKLLEIKIMADKEISYEAFTKFSESDLKSLTKEQAVDALLKGGVWPQIIQRPYGVVANPEDDPKAIFISGFDSHPLAPDYGVLLKGQEKYFQAGLNILKKLTSGKIHLNLDQDSEVSPVYAGVQGVEVNKFSGPHPAGNVGVQIHHLNPINKGEVAWTINPYGVVQVGKLLLEGIYDASKVIAITGSEAKKAVYAKTYQGACVDKLVVDNTKSDHFRVVSGNVLTGEKINHDGYLGYYDHQITLLPEGDYYEFMGWAKPTSSKLSFHRALGLLSFLSPSKEFVLDTNTRGEERAFVQTGVFEQVTPMDIFPIYLLKAIMAEDFDEMEELGIYEIIEEDLALCEFIDVSKHPVQDIVRKGIELIQYS; from the coding sequence ATGTCAAAACTAGTTAAGCTTAAGAAGGGATTTGATATTAAGCTGGAGGGAAAGGCAGAAAAGAAAACTGAAGCTTTCCAGCCGGCTCAGACCTTCGCGATCAAGCCTACAGACTTTGTAGGTATGCAGCGTCCAAAAGTAACTGTCAAGGAAGGAGATACCGTAAAAGCGGGCACTCCCATTCTATTTGACAAAAAACTTGAATCCGTTCTTTATGCAGCTCCCGTTTCAGGAGAGATTGTCGAGATCAAAAGAGGTGAAAAAAGAAAACTATTGGAGATCAAAATCATGGCCGATAAAGAGATCAGCTATGAGGCGTTCACCAAGTTTTCGGAGTCAGACCTCAAAAGCCTCACAAAAGAGCAAGCTGTTGACGCTCTCCTAAAAGGTGGTGTATGGCCACAAATCATCCAGCGCCCATATGGGGTCGTGGCCAACCCAGAAGATGATCCTAAAGCGATCTTTATTTCTGGCTTCGATTCCCACCCACTTGCACCCGATTATGGAGTGTTACTCAAAGGACAAGAAAAGTATTTTCAAGCTGGCCTTAACATCCTCAAAAAACTTACTTCCGGAAAAATCCACCTCAACCTAGACCAGGATTCTGAGGTGTCACCCGTATATGCCGGTGTGCAAGGTGTAGAAGTGAACAAGTTTTCAGGCCCACACCCAGCAGGAAATGTAGGTGTACAGATTCACCATTTAAATCCAATCAACAAAGGAGAGGTGGCATGGACCATCAATCCTTATGGGGTGGTTCAGGTAGGCAAACTGCTCCTTGAGGGGATTTACGACGCTTCTAAAGTGATCGCTATTACTGGTTCTGAAGCCAAGAAGGCTGTTTATGCTAAAACCTATCAAGGTGCCTGCGTGGATAAATTGGTCGTGGACAACACCAAGTCTGATCATTTTAGAGTAGTTTCTGGAAACGTGCTTACAGGAGAAAAAATCAATCACGATGGGTACTTGGGGTACTATGACCACCAGATCACCTTGCTTCCTGAAGGCGACTATTACGAGTTTATGGGCTGGGCCAAACCGACCAGTAGTAAACTGAGTTTCCACCGTGCACTAGGCTTATTGTCTTTCCTTTCTCCAAGCAAAGAATTTGTATTGGATACCAACACACGAGGTGAGGAAAGGGCATTTGTGCAGACAGGGGTATTCGAGCAGGTCACTCCAATGGACATTTTCCCAATCTATCTTCTGAAAGCCATCATGGCGGAGGATTTCGATGAAATGGAAGAATTGGGGATTTATGAAATAATCGAGGAAGATTTGGCACTTTGTGAATTTATCGATGTGTCCAAACACCCTGTTCAAGACATTGTCAGAAAAGGAATAGAACTAATTCAATATAGTTAA
- a CDS encoding NADH:ubiquinone reductase (Na(+)-transporting) subunit B, with translation MKFLRDLLDKQKPLFQKGGKFENLYYLYEAGETFMFSPNHTTGIKGAQVKDAIDLKRMMITVVVALLPCLLFGIYNVGEQHYLAVGEAVGFGEKFLLGLKLVLPIVIVAYAAGGIVEAIFAVIRKHPINEGFLVTGMLVPLVVPASMPLWQVALATIFAVVIAKEVFGGTGMNILNVAMTARAFLYFAYPAQISGDQVWTYLGEKTAVDGFSGATALSVAYGAGQSGEAVTSALASHNASIGDQLYSFANMFFGFIPGSIGETSTLMCLIGALILIATGVGSWKIIVSGFAGTYIMGLIMNAFAANEFMAMPAHYHLVMGGVAFGIVFMATDPVSASQTEKGKWLYGLLIGFLTVIIRVTNPAYPEGIMLAVLLMNVFAPLIDYYVVKANKKRRLQRATV, from the coding sequence ATGAAGTTTCTACGTGATCTGTTAGATAAACAGAAGCCGCTCTTTCAAAAGGGAGGTAAATTTGAGAATTTATATTACTTGTATGAGGCCGGAGAGACGTTTATGTTTTCTCCCAACCATACAACGGGTATAAAAGGTGCTCAGGTAAAAGATGCCATCGATCTGAAGCGGATGATGATCACCGTGGTGGTAGCCCTTTTGCCTTGTCTGCTATTTGGTATTTATAACGTTGGCGAGCAACATTATCTAGCGGTGGGTGAAGCTGTTGGTTTCGGCGAAAAATTCCTGCTGGGCTTGAAATTGGTGCTGCCAATTGTTATCGTAGCCTATGCGGCAGGGGGGATTGTAGAGGCGATCTTTGCCGTAATCAGGAAGCACCCTATCAATGAAGGATTCTTGGTGACAGGGATGTTGGTTCCTTTGGTAGTGCCTGCTTCTATGCCGCTATGGCAAGTGGCCTTGGCTACCATATTTGCAGTAGTGATTGCAAAGGAAGTATTTGGAGGTACCGGGATGAATATATTGAACGTGGCCATGACGGCCAGGGCGTTCTTGTATTTTGCCTACCCTGCCCAAATCTCCGGAGATCAGGTTTGGACGTATCTGGGAGAGAAAACCGCCGTGGACGGATTTTCCGGAGCGACAGCACTTTCTGTAGCTTATGGAGCCGGTCAAAGTGGCGAGGCAGTTACGAGTGCCCTTGCCTCCCATAATGCGAGCATTGGTGATCAGCTTTACAGCTTTGCCAATATGTTCTTTGGTTTTATCCCAGGTTCTATTGGTGAGACATCTACTTTGATGTGTTTGATCGGTGCATTGATCCTGATCGCTACTGGCGTAGGAAGCTGGAAAATCATTGTAAGTGGATTTGCAGGTACTTATATCATGGGATTGATCATGAATGCTTTTGCTGCAAATGAGTTTATGGCAATGCCTGCACACTACCACTTGGTCATGGGCGGTGTGGCTTTCGGTATCGTATTTATGGCTACTGACCCTGTTTCAGCATCACAGACCGAAAAAGGAAAGTGGCTATACGGCCTACTGATTGGTTTCTTGACCGTGATCATAAGGGTGACCAATCCCGCTTACCCAGAGGGCATTATGTTGGCAGTTCTATTGATGAACGTCTTCGCTCCACTTATTGATTATTATGTTGTAAAAGCAAACAAGAAAAGGAGGTTACAACGTGCAACAGTCTAA
- the nqrC gene encoding NADH:ubiquinone reductase (Na(+)-transporting) subunit C, translated as MQQSNTYIITFSVILTVVLGFLLSGTSQLLGPIQKEAVALDNKKQILGAVMEAEKIAAMKPKEINEYYENTISSKVVNINGEEVTEQDGAEVTAETVDVAKNYKKPADERLFPVYIYHEEGSEDKVVAYILPLYGAGLWDAIWGYLALQTDLNTIEGVTFSHAGETPGLGARITSGEVQQRYQGKEIFGEGGELQAVEMQKGEGKDYSSEPHKVDGMSGATITGDGVNKMLQNYLGYYQSYLDKVKGKS; from the coding sequence GTGCAACAGTCTAATACATATATCATAACATTCTCGGTAATTCTTACCGTAGTGCTCGGATTTTTACTTTCTGGAACCTCCCAGCTGTTGGGGCCGATTCAGAAGGAAGCCGTGGCACTGGACAATAAAAAGCAGATCCTAGGAGCTGTAATGGAAGCGGAAAAAATCGCCGCCATGAAGCCTAAGGAGATCAATGAATACTACGAGAATACCATTTCCTCAAAAGTGGTAAATATCAATGGTGAGGAAGTAACAGAGCAAGATGGTGCAGAAGTAACTGCAGAAACAGTGGACGTGGCCAAAAATTATAAGAAGCCTGCTGACGAGCGACTATTCCCTGTGTACATTTATCATGAGGAAGGTAGTGAGGACAAAGTAGTCGCTTATATCTTGCCACTCTATGGAGCAGGACTATGGGACGCTATCTGGGGCTACCTGGCCTTGCAAACCGACCTGAACACCATCGAAGGGGTGACCTTTAGCCACGCTGGGGAGACCCCAGGTCTTGGTGCCAGGATCACTTCAGGTGAAGTGCAACAAAGGTATCAAGGTAAAGAGATATTTGGTGAAGGAGGAGAACTGCAGGCAGTAGAAATGCAAAAAGGTGAAGGGAAGGATTATTCATCAGAGCCACATAAGGTGGATGGCATGTCTGGAGCCACTATTACTGGTGATGGAGTGAACAAAATGCTACAAAACTACTTGGGATATTATCAATCTTACCTGGACAAAGTAAAAGGTAAGTCCTAA